One Candidatus Flexicrinis proximus DNA window includes the following coding sequences:
- a CDS encoding DUF692 family protein, whose translation MLFSLNYSPEMAELIRAGLIEVDRIKCPEWPDMIADARQVGPVYVHFRLMAGQGLLPESLLDTVAAFRDDTQTPFVNTHIAPRFQDYTDPSDRQVVIDGIKASLTQLADRFGHQNVIAENIPYPEHRNPDKPFLSVDTEVISRAITETGVGLLLDLGHARRTAEHLAIDPRLYISALPVDRLREVHITGLGYNQNGDRVDHLPMREDDWELLQWALDNIRTGRWSEPWSVSCEYGGIGEQFRWRSSKDVIAVEAPRMMQMIRESQPLLAR comes from the coding sequence ATGCTGTTTTCGCTGAATTATTCGCCGGAGATGGCTGAACTTATCCGTGCCGGCTTGATCGAAGTCGATCGCATCAAGTGTCCCGAATGGCCGGACATGATTGCCGATGCCCGTCAGGTCGGCCCGGTCTACGTCCACTTCCGCTTGATGGCGGGGCAGGGCCTGCTCCCTGAATCGCTGCTCGACACCGTGGCGGCCTTCCGCGACGACACCCAGACCCCTTTCGTGAACACCCATATCGCGCCCCGCTTTCAGGACTACACAGACCCATCGGACCGGCAGGTGGTCATCGATGGGATCAAGGCCAGCCTCACGCAGTTGGCCGACCGCTTCGGCCACCAGAACGTGATCGCCGAAAACATCCCGTATCCCGAACACCGCAATCCGGACAAACCCTTTCTCAGCGTCGACACGGAAGTGATCTCGCGTGCGATCACCGAGACCGGCGTCGGCCTTCTCCTCGACCTCGGTCACGCGCGCCGGACGGCTGAACACCTCGCCATCGACCCGCGCCTGTATATTTCCGCCCTTCCTGTTGACCGCCTGCGCGAAGTACACATCACCGGTCTCGGCTACAACCAGAACGGTGACCGCGTCGATCACCTGCCCATGCGCGAAGACGATTGGGAACTGCTTCAGTGGGCGCTCGACAACATCCGTACGGGGCGCTGGTCTGAACCGTGGTCAGTTTCATGTGAATATGGCGGCATAGGGGAGCAGTTCCGCTGGCGCAGCAGCAAGGATGTCATTGCTGTCGAAGCGCCGCGCATGATGCAGATGATCCGCGAGTCGCAGCCGCTGTTAGCCCGCTAA
- the ppc gene encoding phosphoenolpyruvate carboxylase, giving the protein MTMLDERLLESVGSLSGDIRLLGTLLGVVIREQHDVGAFELVEEVRASAKSRRAGGGEETERLLQRIDGLSLDDKRILIKAFANYFQLINIAEDHQRVRVLRDRERANSLSETIETAIAELRGDGVAAEEVQALLSKLRVRLVLTAHPSEAKRQEVLFKLTDISGLLSDLERKQMLPRERAQVTEDIVRRIEQMWQTRPNRAQRATVMDEVEFGLFFLARCVMDVAVDVYLDLQASLEKHYPDADWSSIPPVLQFASWIAGDRDGNPNVTPDVTRAALEAMRSRAADVYQAEVEYLRDRLTQSLNEVAVSEALLNGLGTVNPFAGRYAGEAYRHFLQNIIDRLANDEYRRSDELLNDLNIVWESLHENRAAKTADGTLKRLILKVKLFGLHLAPVEIREDSRLHAAAIHEMFGRYGMSADYIGLPEGEKQALLTREIASRRPLVPVMPTFSDATNRVIATWRMVADIHAEQSPRTIDTFIASMSQNASDVLTMLLLAREVGVAEQIDIVPLFETVEDLQQAATVMTALFENPEYRRYLDARGRIQQIMIGYSDSNKDGGYVASNWNLYCAQRELTALCGRYGVILELFHGRGGSIGRGGGPTNRAILAQPPGSMQGPIKITEQGEVIAYRYGNRDIAFRHLQQVMNAALLAVRPREENAKPEWLDAMDALAETSRVRYRKFVYESPGFINYWQEATPINELAQMQIGSRPAKRSKGGFESIRAIPWVFSWMQSRAIIPSWYGLGYACEQFCEGGTGLATLQAMYDEWEFFKALIDNVQLDVAKADMGIARLYSGLVSDREIREEIFSEIEAEHARAHSYICQITRQSTVLEKTPMMQRSIESRNPYVDPLNFIQVSLLAEMRKMNPELPAYSEVLQAVLATVNGIAAGMKTTG; this is encoded by the coding sequence ATGACGATGCTTGATGAACGACTGCTAGAATCGGTAGGGTCGCTGAGCGGCGACATTCGTCTGCTGGGTACGCTGCTGGGCGTGGTCATCCGCGAACAGCATGACGTGGGGGCCTTCGAGCTGGTGGAGGAAGTGCGGGCCAGCGCGAAGTCGCGGCGGGCAGGCGGCGGCGAGGAAACGGAACGGCTGCTGCAACGCATTGACGGCTTGTCGCTGGACGACAAGCGGATCCTGATCAAGGCGTTCGCGAACTATTTCCAGCTCATCAACATCGCGGAAGACCACCAGCGGGTGCGCGTACTGCGCGACCGCGAACGGGCAAATTCGCTGTCGGAGACGATCGAGACGGCAATTGCCGAACTACGCGGCGACGGAGTCGCGGCGGAGGAAGTCCAGGCGCTGCTGAGCAAACTGCGCGTCCGACTGGTACTGACCGCGCACCCGAGCGAGGCAAAACGCCAGGAAGTGCTGTTTAAGCTGACGGACATCAGCGGACTTCTGTCCGACCTGGAACGCAAGCAAATGCTGCCGCGGGAACGTGCGCAGGTGACGGAAGACATCGTGCGGCGAATCGAGCAGATGTGGCAGACACGGCCAAACCGCGCGCAGCGCGCGACGGTGATGGACGAGGTGGAATTCGGCCTGTTCTTTCTGGCGCGGTGCGTGATGGACGTTGCCGTGGATGTCTACCTGGATCTGCAGGCAAGCCTCGAAAAACACTACCCGGATGCCGACTGGTCGAGTATCCCGCCGGTGCTGCAGTTCGCCTCGTGGATTGCCGGAGACCGCGACGGAAACCCGAACGTGACACCGGACGTAACACGAGCGGCGCTAGAGGCGATGCGTTCGCGGGCCGCAGACGTTTATCAGGCAGAAGTGGAATACCTGCGAGACCGGCTGACACAATCGCTGAACGAGGTGGCGGTGAGCGAGGCGCTGCTCAATGGATTGGGCACCGTCAATCCGTTTGCAGGTCGTTACGCCGGCGAGGCGTACCGCCATTTCCTGCAAAATATCATCGACCGGCTGGCGAACGACGAATACCGGCGGAGCGATGAACTACTTAACGATCTGAACATCGTGTGGGAGAGCCTGCACGAGAACCGCGCGGCCAAGACCGCAGACGGAACGCTCAAGCGGCTGATCCTGAAGGTTAAGTTGTTTGGCCTGCACCTGGCGCCAGTAGAAATCCGCGAAGACTCGCGGTTACACGCGGCGGCGATCCACGAGATGTTCGGGCGCTACGGCATGAGCGCGGATTACATAGGGCTGCCGGAAGGGGAAAAACAGGCGCTGCTGACGCGGGAGATCGCCAGCCGGCGACCGCTGGTGCCGGTGATGCCGACCTTCAGCGATGCGACCAACCGCGTGATCGCGACGTGGCGGATGGTGGCCGACATCCACGCGGAGCAAAGTCCGCGCACGATCGATACGTTCATCGCGAGCATGTCGCAGAACGCCAGCGACGTGTTGACGATGCTGCTGCTGGCCCGCGAGGTGGGGGTCGCCGAACAGATCGACATTGTGCCGCTGTTCGAGACGGTGGAGGACTTGCAGCAGGCCGCCACGGTCATGACAGCGCTGTTCGAGAATCCGGAATATCGGCGGTATCTGGATGCGCGCGGGCGAATCCAACAGATCATGATCGGGTATTCGGACAGCAACAAGGACGGCGGATACGTCGCATCCAACTGGAACCTGTACTGCGCGCAGCGCGAACTGACGGCGCTGTGCGGCAGATATGGCGTGATCCTGGAACTGTTCCACGGCCGGGGCGGAAGCATAGGCCGGGGCGGCGGACCGACGAACCGCGCAATCCTGGCCCAACCGCCGGGGTCGATGCAGGGGCCGATCAAGATCACCGAGCAAGGCGAAGTGATCGCCTACCGCTATGGAAACCGGGACATCGCTTTCCGGCATCTGCAGCAGGTGATGAACGCGGCGCTGCTGGCTGTGAGGCCGCGAGAGGAGAACGCTAAGCCGGAGTGGCTGGATGCGATGGACGCACTGGCGGAGACCAGCCGGGTTCGCTACCGGAAGTTCGTTTACGAGTCGCCAGGGTTCATCAACTACTGGCAGGAAGCCACGCCGATCAATGAGCTGGCGCAGATGCAGATCGGAAGCCGTCCTGCAAAACGAAGCAAGGGCGGATTCGAGTCGATCCGCGCGATCCCGTGGGTATTCAGCTGGATGCAAAGCCGCGCGATCATCCCAAGCTGGTACGGACTGGGGTATGCGTGCGAGCAATTCTGCGAAGGCGGGACAGGGCTGGCGACGCTGCAAGCGATGTATGACGAGTGGGAGTTCTTCAAGGCACTGATCGACAACGTGCAGCTGGACGTCGCGAAGGCGGATATGGGCATTGCCCGCCTGTACAGCGGACTAGTCAGCGACCGCGAAATCCGGGAAGAGATATTCAGCGAGATCGAAGCCGAACACGCCCGGGCACACTCTTATATCTGCCAGATCACGCGCCAGTCCACAGTGCTGGAAAAGACGCCGATGATGCAGCGGTCGATCGAAAGCCGCAATCCATACGTCGATCCGCTCAACTTCATCCAGGTGAGCCTGCTGGCGGAGATGCGGAAGATGAATCCCGAGCTGCCGGCCTACAGCGAAGTGCTTCAAGCGGTGCTGGCGACGGTAAACGGGATCGCCGCAGGAATGAAGACGACCGGATGA
- a CDS encoding M23 family metallopeptidase, producing the protein MRFLSILLLAAAMTAACQPTNGATALRATLPPTQAAIALATAVPTTAVPPTETASPTPTPSATHTATATATATVTLTPSATFTPSHTPVPSLTPTMARVDFYAFQRPFLRTQTDYIDRTYPYGMGETRGLPIHHGVDIQNGRHTPILAVGGGTVYYAGDDQTRMFGPIPDYYGNLVIIQHDVMSMEGLPVYTLYGHMQKIEVATGDVVEAGQRIGTVGDAGVAFGPHLHLEVRVGDPDSFGSSRNPELWILPYPGFGTLAGRVTNPDGTTPYETTVTVRRAGLTGGVPRFAYTYSSDPLINSDAAWNENFTLGDLPEDEYEVIVSERSGRIRFRETLRVESGQTTWVEIVLKP; encoded by the coding sequence ATGCGATTTCTGAGCATTCTGCTTCTGGCCGCGGCGATGACCGCGGCGTGCCAACCTACAAACGGCGCGACGGCACTTCGCGCGACGTTGCCGCCGACCCAGGCAGCAATCGCGCTGGCGACGGCTGTCCCGACGACGGCGGTGCCGCCTACGGAGACCGCAAGCCCGACGCCGACGCCCAGCGCAACGCATACGGCAACCGCGACCGCCACGGCGACTGTCACCCTGACCCCCAGCGCAACCTTCACCCCGTCACACACGCCAGTGCCGTCGCTGACGCCGACGATGGCGCGGGTCGACTTTTACGCGTTTCAGCGACCATTCCTAAGGACACAGACGGATTACATCGACCGCACCTACCCGTACGGTATGGGCGAGACGCGCGGCCTGCCGATTCATCACGGCGTGGACATCCAGAACGGCCGGCATACGCCGATTCTGGCAGTGGGCGGCGGAACGGTGTATTACGCCGGAGACGATCAGACGCGGATGTTCGGGCCGATCCCAGATTACTATGGGAACCTGGTCATCATCCAGCATGATGTGATGTCGATGGAAGGACTGCCGGTATATACGCTCTACGGCCACATGCAAAAGATCGAAGTCGCCACCGGCGACGTGGTCGAGGCCGGGCAGCGGATCGGCACGGTTGGGGACGCCGGCGTGGCGTTCGGGCCGCACCTGCACCTGGAGGTGCGTGTAGGCGACCCCGACAGCTTCGGCTCGTCGCGCAACCCTGAATTGTGGATCCTGCCGTATCCCGGATTCGGGACGCTGGCGGGGCGGGTCACAAACCCGGATGGCACAACGCCGTACGAGACGACAGTGACGGTCCGGCGCGCCGGATTGACCGGCGGCGTGCCGCGCTTCGCATATACGTACTCCAGCGATCCGCTGATCAACAGCGATGCCGCGTGGAACGAGAACTTCACGCTGGGAGACCTGCCGGAAGACGAGTACGAGGTGATCGTCAGCGAACGCAGCGGCAGAATCCGGTTTCGCGAGACGCTGCGCGTCGAAAGCGGACAAACGACCTGGGTGGAGATCGTCCTTAAGCCGTGA
- a CDS encoding DUF4433 domain-containing protein, whose protein sequence is MSEAGLRIFISYAREDGKTLAIKLRDDLRAAGLSPWMDVAEIPGGDNWARTIERAIESCDVGLALCSHKSYHSNYCRAEQMRLARKGKRIIPVLVQKDADIPLTLEHLNYLDFSDPVGYSANLRDLMSDLNVGRAFSAFSGEDAVDVPKSLFRPSRTSRLSVQEKRDAPAFRRHLADLRREPWLGGRVWWTYFLYAYADLEDIASALTAGVLTPSRRSPGAKGRPDDMIRLFFRPRTPELWSREGIRPAAKRGDGDISRPVYLLFDLESVLCLPDARFSAGDPAVTKKTFATSNAFAEMPFEMIYHDGVPRPAEKDEILQSRRAQVQVPAPFTLESLQLIWCRSEAEADTLRNLLPDAARRQHAEQITARADFSLFHRRGAYADTVQLRSHTARATFYAGGDPAPVALRAELETADGVRHTWSEPAVDLVQPLSLKLLPDVVPVQPYSLRIFLDDLLAYAGQFEPFDGLI, encoded by the coding sequence ATGAGCGAGGCAGGGCTGCGAATCTTTATCTCCTACGCACGGGAAGATGGCAAAACCCTCGCCATAAAACTCCGTGACGACCTCCGAGCGGCGGGTCTTTCCCCATGGATGGACGTGGCCGAAATCCCTGGGGGCGATAACTGGGCGCGGACTATCGAGCGCGCGATCGAAAGCTGTGATGTCGGTCTGGCACTGTGCAGCCACAAGTCTTATCACTCGAATTATTGCCGTGCCGAGCAGATGCGCCTCGCGCGCAAAGGCAAGCGCATCATCCCGGTGCTGGTACAGAAAGACGCCGACATCCCCCTGACGCTCGAACACCTGAACTATCTCGACTTCTCGGACCCGGTCGGCTACTCCGCCAATCTGCGCGACCTGATGAGCGACCTCAACGTGGGCCGCGCCTTCTCGGCTTTCTCTGGCGAAGACGCGGTCGACGTGCCGAAATCCCTGTTCCGTCCCTCGCGCACCAGCCGGCTCTCCGTACAAGAAAAACGCGACGCCCCTGCATTCCGCCGCCATCTGGCCGACTTGCGCCGCGAACCGTGGTTGGGTGGCCGTGTCTGGTGGACCTACTTTCTCTACGCCTATGCCGACCTCGAAGACATTGCCTCTGCGCTTACGGCGGGCGTCCTCACGCCTTCCCGCCGGTCGCCTGGCGCAAAAGGCCGCCCGGATGACATGATTCGCCTCTTTTTCCGGCCGCGGACGCCCGAACTCTGGTCCCGCGAGGGCATCAGGCCGGCCGCAAAACGCGGCGATGGCGATATCTCGCGCCCCGTCTATCTGCTCTTCGATCTGGAGTCGGTGCTTTGCCTGCCGGATGCCCGTTTTAGTGCCGGCGACCCCGCGGTGACCAAAAAAACCTTCGCCACTTCCAACGCCTTCGCCGAGATGCCCTTCGAGATGATCTACCATGACGGCGTTCCGCGCCCGGCCGAAAAAGACGAAATCCTGCAAAGCCGGCGCGCTCAGGTTCAGGTCCCCGCGCCATTCACCCTGGAGTCGCTCCAGTTGATCTGGTGCCGCAGCGAAGCCGAGGCCGATACCCTTCGCAATCTCCTCCCGGACGCCGCCCGCCGCCAGCATGCCGAACAGATCACAGCGCGCGCCGATTTTTCGCTTTTCCACCGCCGTGGCGCCTATGCCGATACGGTTCAGCTTCGCTCACATACCGCGCGCGCCACCTTCTATGCAGGGGGCGACCCGGCCCCGGTGGCTCTCCGCGCCGAACTCGAAACAGCGGACGGTGTTCGGCACACCTGGTCCGAGCCGGCTGTGGACCTGGTGCAGCCCCTGTCGCTAAAGCTCCTGCCGGACGTGGTACCGGTCCAGCCCTATTCGCTCCGCATCTTCCTGGATGATCTCCTGGCCTATGCAGGGCAGTTCGAGCCGTTTGACGGCCTGATCTAG
- a CDS encoding macro domain-containing protein: protein MLISVETEVFLSPAHTLVNPVNTAGVMSSGVSAEFKRFFPGAFSHYRSLCESGQLQPGRLFFYRADFRDLIHLPIKSHWRTTATAQALESGLQKLADTWADYGIHSLAITQFAEGELEWNSVVKPLLETYLAPLPIPVYLHRSDASDPRRSVRQIDQFLNLPAADVPIDRLWRDLGRVVRRVYGQFTASDGREVRIAQESGARFKRMLFTPDGEAPIAINESVLSEFWTMVKAAKLLLPAQFPGGLEAVAPYLLAVLAKTDYVRVVRAAIGDGPYASSLLYIPPPDTATHKLKFFPEASE, encoded by the coding sequence ATGCTCATCTCGGTCGAAACGGAAGTCTTTCTCAGCCCCGCGCATACGCTGGTGAACCCGGTCAACACCGCCGGCGTGATGAGCAGCGGCGTCTCTGCGGAGTTCAAGCGTTTTTTCCCCGGTGCCTTTTCCCATTACCGCAGCCTGTGCGAGTCCGGCCAGCTTCAACCCGGCAGGCTGTTCTTCTATCGCGCCGACTTTCGTGACCTGATCCATCTCCCAATCAAGAGCCATTGGCGCACCACCGCCACAGCCCAGGCGCTTGAATCCGGCCTGCAAAAGCTCGCTGACACCTGGGCCGACTATGGGATTCATTCGCTCGCCATCACGCAGTTTGCTGAAGGCGAACTGGAGTGGAATTCGGTTGTGAAGCCGCTGCTCGAAACCTATCTTGCGCCGCTTCCAATTCCCGTCTATCTGCACCGCTCAGACGCCAGCGATCCCCGGCGCAGCGTCCGGCAGATCGATCAGTTTCTCAATTTGCCGGCCGCCGATGTCCCTATCGACCGGCTTTGGCGCGACCTGGGGCGAGTGGTTCGCCGCGTCTACGGCCAGTTCACGGCCAGCGACGGCCGCGAGGTGCGGATCGCCCAGGAATCCGGCGCCCGCTTTAAGCGCATGCTGTTCACGCCTGACGGTGAAGCGCCCATCGCTATCAACGAATCGGTCCTCTCTGAATTCTGGACGATGGTCAAAGCGGCAAAGCTCCTGCTGCCCGCGCAGTTTCCGGGTGGGTTGGAAGCCGTTGCGCCCTACCTGCTGGCCGTTCTCGCCAAAACCGACTACGTCCGTGTTGTCCGGGCAGCCATCGGCGATGGTCCCTACGCCTCATCCCTGCTCTACATCCCGCCGCCCGATACCGCGACCCATAAACTGAAATTCTTCCCGGAGGCGTCAGAATGA
- the ftcD gene encoding glutamate formimidoyltransferase, translating to MALVECVPNFSEGRDTETISAIVEAIRSAQVLLLDVSSDHDHHRTVVTFAGEPEAVAEGAFRGIREAARRIDLRAHSGEHPRIGAADVVPFIALRDYSPSQCAALARGVGKRVGDEIGLPVYLYDYAALREDRQTLPQVRRDRFEVLRETILSDPSRQPDYGPAQLGPAGAVAIGAREPLVAFNVFLNTSDLSIAQAIAKQVRESGGGLPKVRALGLFVNGVAQVSLNIVDFRITGLFAALEAVRREAVNFGATVTHTELVGLIPEEALVQAGLAALQLPDSVADLILERRLGAQTGDYRPIPFE from the coding sequence ATGGCGCTGGTCGAGTGCGTACCGAATTTCAGCGAGGGCCGGGACACCGAGACCATTTCGGCGATTGTCGAGGCGATACGGTCCGCGCAGGTTCTGCTGCTTGACGTGTCGAGCGACCACGATCACCACCGGACGGTTGTCACATTTGCGGGAGAACCGGAGGCTGTAGCCGAAGGCGCGTTTCGCGGCATCCGTGAGGCGGCACGGCGAATCGACCTGCGGGCGCACAGCGGCGAGCACCCGCGCATTGGCGCGGCGGACGTTGTGCCATTCATCGCGCTGCGCGACTATTCGCCAAGCCAGTGCGCCGCGCTTGCGCGGGGGGTGGGAAAGCGGGTCGGGGACGAGATCGGGCTGCCGGTGTATCTGTATGATTATGCGGCGCTGCGCGAGGACCGGCAGACGCTGCCGCAGGTCAGGCGTGACCGCTTTGAGGTTCTGCGGGAGACGATCCTGAGCGACCCGAGCCGGCAGCCGGATTACGGCCCGGCACAGCTAGGGCCGGCGGGCGCGGTCGCCATCGGGGCGCGCGAGCCGCTGGTCGCGTTCAATGTCTTTCTGAACACGTCGGATCTGTCCATCGCACAGGCGATCGCAAAGCAGGTCCGCGAGTCCGGCGGCGGACTGCCGAAGGTGAGGGCGCTGGGCCTGTTCGTTAACGGCGTGGCGCAGGTGTCGTTGAACATCGTCGACTTTCGGATCACGGGACTGTTTGCGGCACTGGAGGCGGTGCGGCGAGAAGCGGTGAATTTCGGCGCGACGGTGACCCATACGGAACTCGTCGGGTTAATCCCGGAGGAGGCCCTAGTCCAAGCCGGGCTAGCCGCCTTACAATTGCCTGATTCCGTCGCTGATCTGATTTTGGAGCGCCGCCTCGGCGCACAGACCGGAGACTACCGGCCGATCCCTTTCGAGTAA